Proteins encoded together in one Solanum lycopersicum chromosome 7, SLM_r2.1 window:
- the LOC101262432 gene encoding uncharacterized protein isoform X1: MESDDDYQSFYMPEEVRRPRFKRLKKASKNQHPHFFDFPKVDFSKVEALEQDEMKVGSVSEEKGGDSTEDSAQLLSREIDIRFSDEKHSEDFDDKHVQHCKEVKRSLEFGQDHEQSHGKQHREIGEDLVSDDVSKEIHEEIGGIDQVNIEKLGLQLDDKKKMKKKKKRSKGDFDRELKSKELASNKRREEKENKAFLQQLHVDTQRLLRESKDATFKPVPVVHKPISSVLEKIRKRKLEITKNRTTMLISNSSIHKFSAAREVTMEVDAKSAYSEEPRVDKLEIEMDGEVDAHGTETGRTTGASKIDGISVPSIKRSSEIVLDEMALDERPNAVFRAPVDDTQDLFDDSEPTGSKDEILDDLASSPSEEVMAPSLLALNLKFDSVPPDERSSSDEEDNDKENISPYIIGGSGSNSPKGDPVKAFVDDEAEEEDDSDNDLIRFGDDEDDDDIDDSAERHDIIATDYKEKVIDNEKRNELHQKWLEQQDAAGTENLLQRLKCGVQQKETMSVDDEPECEECEEEVNGIADMDAVPKSSTRLSSKKAKQIIFQMFVDKDDIFLSDEDEETEKRVVKQRILYHPEVTTVASPIEDESSSEIFGLIKKLNTVPDKRKPKASSFFDTVLGDQKKKSSLKSSFLGRVTNHLPSSHKQSSTVVRSFIFGRDDSNSRSSVSMSEDSSDMVVKENLRNRNSTTKFGSFQAKSISQGKNAAAGTTSAGAPLFEILKRSSAPSNVCSRDVLLDLPKPLLADLRVSKRSKAEEKI, encoded by the exons ATGGAAAGCGATGACGATTATCAGTCCTTTTACATGCCGGAGGAGGTCCGCCGTCCCAGGTTCAAACGTTTAAAGAAAGCCTCCAAAAATCAACATCCTCACTTCTTTGACTTTCCTAAGGTTGATTTTTCCAAAGTGGAAGCTTTAGAACAAGATGAGATGAAAGTTGGATCTGTTTCTGAGGAAAAGGGCGGTGATAGTACGGAAGATTCTGCTCAACTCCTATCACGTGAAATTGACATCAGATTTTCTGATGAGAAGCATAGTGAGGACTTTGATGACAAACATGTTCAGCACTGCAAAGAGGTTAAAAGATCTCTAGAATTTGGCCAGGACCATGAGCAGTCTCATGGCAAACAACATAGAGAAATTGGGGAAGATTTGGTATCTGATGATGTGTCAAAAGAGATTCATGAAGAGATTGGGGGAATTGACCAAGTGAATATAGAGAAATTGGGATTACAACTGGatgacaaaaagaaaatgaagaagaagaagaagagatctaAAGGCGACTTTGATAGAGAACTGAAGTCTAAAGAACTGGCTTCGaacaaaagaagagaagaaaag GAAAATAAAGCatttcttcagcagcttcatGTTGATACTCAGCGATTATTGCGAG AAAGCAAGGATGCAACATTTAAGCCAGTACCAGTTGTACATAAGCCAATATCCTCAGTGCTGGAGAAGATTCGGAAAAGGAAGCTTGAAATCACGAAAAA CAGGACCACGATGCTAATCAGCAACAGTTCCATTCACAAATTTAGTGCTGCAAGAGAGGTGACAATGGAAGTAGACGCAAAGAGCGCATACTCTGAAGAGCCGAGAGTTGACAAACTGGAGATAGAGATGGATGGGGAAGTGGATGCACACGGCACAGAAACGGGCAGGACTACAGGTGCCTCCAAAATTGATGGAATTTCAGTACCTTCAATAAAGAGAAGCAGTGAAATTGTTCTTGATGAAATG GCTTTGGATGAAAGGCCCAATGCTGTATTTAGAGCTCCTGTTGATGACACTCAG GATCTATTTGATGATTCTGAACCAACTGGCAGTAAGGATGAGATACTTGATGACCTGGCCTCTAGTCCTTCAGAAGAAGTAATGGCACCGTCTCTCCTTGCTTTGAACTTGAAGTTTGATTCTGTCCCTCCAGATGAAAG AAGTTCATCAGATGAGGAGGATAATGACAAGGAGAATATTAGTCCGTATATAATAGGTGGCAGCGGCAGCAATTCTCCAAAGGGAGACCCTGTTAAAGCATTTGTTGATGATGAAGCAGAGGAAGAAGATGACAGTGATAATGACCTAATCCGGTTTGGTGATGATGAAGACgatgatgatattgatgatTCTGCTGAACGCCATGATATTATTGCCACTGATTACAAAGAAAAGGTAATTGATAATGAAAAGCGGAATGAACTTCATCAAAAGTGGCTTGAGCAGCAGGATGCAGCTGGAACTGAAAATTTGCTGCAACGGTTAAAATGTGGTGTACAACAAAAAGAGACGATGTCGGTTGATGATGAACCAGAATGCGAAGAGTGTGAAGAAGAGGTCAATGGCATCGCTGACATGGATGCAGTACCTAAGAGTTCTACTCGGTTGAGTTCAAAAAAAGCTAAGCAAATAATATTCCAGATGTTTGTGGATAAAGATGACATATTCTTATCTGATGAAGACGAGGAAACTGAAAAGAGGGTTGTCAAGCAGCGCATTCTTTATCACCCT GAGGTTACAACTGTAGCGTCGCCTATTGAGGATGAAAGTTCCAGTGAGATATTTGGACTAATAAAGAAGCTTAATACTGTGCCGGATAAGAGAAAACCAAAAGCATCGT CGTTCTTTGATACAGTGCTAGgggatcaaaagaaaaaaagctcTTTGAAG TCCTCTTTTCTTGGACGAGTTACAAATCATCTTCCATCATCCCATAAACAAAGTTCAACTGTAGTTCGTTCTTTCATCTTTGGACGGGATGACAGCAATAGCCGAAGCTCAGTGTCGATGTCAGAGGATTCTTCAGATATG GTGGTGAAAGAAAACCTTCGAAACAGGAATAGTACAACTAAGTTTGGAAGCTTTCAGGCCAAATCAATTAGTCAAGGTAAAAATGCTGCTGCAGGAACAACATCAGCTGGTGCTCCCTTATTTGAGATATTAAAGCGATCTTCAGCACCATCTAATGTATGCTCTCGAGATGTTTTGCTTGACCTTCCTAAACCTCTGCTTGCTGATCTTAGAGTTTCAAAGAGGTCCAAGGCAGAAGAGAAAATATAG
- the LOC101262432 gene encoding uncharacterized protein isoform X3 produces MESDDDYQSFYMPEEVRRPRFKRLKKASKNQHPHFFDFPKVDFSKVEALEQDEMKVGSVSEEKGGDSTEDSAQLLSREIDIRFSDEKHSEDFDDKHVQHCKEVKRSLEFGQDHEQSHGKQHREIGEDLVSDDVSKEIHEEIGGIDQVNIEKLGLQLDDKKKMKKKKKRSKGDFDRELKSKELASNKRREEKENKAFLQQLHVDTQRLLRESKDATFKPVPVVHKPISSVLEKIRKRKLEITKNRTTMLISNSSIHKFSAAREVTMEVDAKSAYSEEPRVDKLEIEMDGEVDAHGTETGRTTGASKIDGISVPSIKRSSEIVLDEMALDERPNAVFRAPVDDTQDLFDDSEPTGSKDEILDDLASSPSEEVMAPSLLALNLKFDSVPPDESSSDEEDNDKENISPYIIGGSGSNSPKGDPVKAFVDDEAEEEDDSDNDLIRFGDDEDDDDIDDSAERHDIIATDYKEKVIDNEKRNELHQKWLEQQDAAGTENLLQRLKCGVQQKETMSVDDEPECEECEEEVNGIADMDAVPKSSTRLSSKKAKQIIFQMFVDKDDIFLSDEDEETEKRVVKQRILYHPEVTTVASPIEDESSSEIFGLIKKLNTVPDKRKPKASSFFDTVLGDQKKKSSLKSSFLGRVTNHLPSSHKQSSTVVRSFIFGRDDSNSRSSVSMSEDSSDMVVKENLRNRNSTTKFGSFQAKSISQGKNAAAGTTSAGAPLFEILKRSSAPSNVCSRDVLLDLPKPLLADLRVSKRSKAEEKI; encoded by the exons ATGGAAAGCGATGACGATTATCAGTCCTTTTACATGCCGGAGGAGGTCCGCCGTCCCAGGTTCAAACGTTTAAAGAAAGCCTCCAAAAATCAACATCCTCACTTCTTTGACTTTCCTAAGGTTGATTTTTCCAAAGTGGAAGCTTTAGAACAAGATGAGATGAAAGTTGGATCTGTTTCTGAGGAAAAGGGCGGTGATAGTACGGAAGATTCTGCTCAACTCCTATCACGTGAAATTGACATCAGATTTTCTGATGAGAAGCATAGTGAGGACTTTGATGACAAACATGTTCAGCACTGCAAAGAGGTTAAAAGATCTCTAGAATTTGGCCAGGACCATGAGCAGTCTCATGGCAAACAACATAGAGAAATTGGGGAAGATTTGGTATCTGATGATGTGTCAAAAGAGATTCATGAAGAGATTGGGGGAATTGACCAAGTGAATATAGAGAAATTGGGATTACAACTGGatgacaaaaagaaaatgaagaagaagaagaagagatctaAAGGCGACTTTGATAGAGAACTGAAGTCTAAAGAACTGGCTTCGaacaaaagaagagaagaaaag GAAAATAAAGCatttcttcagcagcttcatGTTGATACTCAGCGATTATTGCGAG AAAGCAAGGATGCAACATTTAAGCCAGTACCAGTTGTACATAAGCCAATATCCTCAGTGCTGGAGAAGATTCGGAAAAGGAAGCTTGAAATCACGAAAAA CAGGACCACGATGCTAATCAGCAACAGTTCCATTCACAAATTTAGTGCTGCAAGAGAGGTGACAATGGAAGTAGACGCAAAGAGCGCATACTCTGAAGAGCCGAGAGTTGACAAACTGGAGATAGAGATGGATGGGGAAGTGGATGCACACGGCACAGAAACGGGCAGGACTACAGGTGCCTCCAAAATTGATGGAATTTCAGTACCTTCAATAAAGAGAAGCAGTGAAATTGTTCTTGATGAAATG GCTTTGGATGAAAGGCCCAATGCTGTATTTAGAGCTCCTGTTGATGACACTCAG GATCTATTTGATGATTCTGAACCAACTGGCAGTAAGGATGAGATACTTGATGACCTGGCCTCTAGTCCTTCAGAAGAAGTAATGGCACCGTCTCTCCTTGCTTTGAACTTGAAGTTTGATTCTGTCCCTCCAGATGAAAG TTCATCAGATGAGGAGGATAATGACAAGGAGAATATTAGTCCGTATATAATAGGTGGCAGCGGCAGCAATTCTCCAAAGGGAGACCCTGTTAAAGCATTTGTTGATGATGAAGCAGAGGAAGAAGATGACAGTGATAATGACCTAATCCGGTTTGGTGATGATGAAGACgatgatgatattgatgatTCTGCTGAACGCCATGATATTATTGCCACTGATTACAAAGAAAAGGTAATTGATAATGAAAAGCGGAATGAACTTCATCAAAAGTGGCTTGAGCAGCAGGATGCAGCTGGAACTGAAAATTTGCTGCAACGGTTAAAATGTGGTGTACAACAAAAAGAGACGATGTCGGTTGATGATGAACCAGAATGCGAAGAGTGTGAAGAAGAGGTCAATGGCATCGCTGACATGGATGCAGTACCTAAGAGTTCTACTCGGTTGAGTTCAAAAAAAGCTAAGCAAATAATATTCCAGATGTTTGTGGATAAAGATGACATATTCTTATCTGATGAAGACGAGGAAACTGAAAAGAGGGTTGTCAAGCAGCGCATTCTTTATCACCCT GAGGTTACAACTGTAGCGTCGCCTATTGAGGATGAAAGTTCCAGTGAGATATTTGGACTAATAAAGAAGCTTAATACTGTGCCGGATAAGAGAAAACCAAAAGCATCGT CGTTCTTTGATACAGTGCTAGgggatcaaaagaaaaaaagctcTTTGAAG TCCTCTTTTCTTGGACGAGTTACAAATCATCTTCCATCATCCCATAAACAAAGTTCAACTGTAGTTCGTTCTTTCATCTTTGGACGGGATGACAGCAATAGCCGAAGCTCAGTGTCGATGTCAGAGGATTCTTCAGATATG GTGGTGAAAGAAAACCTTCGAAACAGGAATAGTACAACTAAGTTTGGAAGCTTTCAGGCCAAATCAATTAGTCAAGGTAAAAATGCTGCTGCAGGAACAACATCAGCTGGTGCTCCCTTATTTGAGATATTAAAGCGATCTTCAGCACCATCTAATGTATGCTCTCGAGATGTTTTGCTTGACCTTCCTAAACCTCTGCTTGCTGATCTTAGAGTTTCAAAGAGGTCCAAGGCAGAAGAGAAAATATAG
- the LOC101262432 gene encoding uncharacterized protein isoform X2, with product MESDDDYQSFYMPEEVRRPRFKRLKKASKNQHPHFFDFPKVDFSKVEALEQDEMKVGSVSEEKGGDSTEDSAQLLSREIDIRFSDEKHSEDFDDKHVQHCKEVKRSLEFGQDHEQSHGKQHREIGEDLVSDDVSKEIHEEIGGIDQVNIEKLGLQLDDKKKMKKKKKRSKGDFDRELKSKELASNKRREEKENKAFLQQLHVDTQRLLRESKDATFKPVPVVHKPISSVLEKIRKRKLEITKKTTMLISNSSIHKFSAAREVTMEVDAKSAYSEEPRVDKLEIEMDGEVDAHGTETGRTTGASKIDGISVPSIKRSSEIVLDEMALDERPNAVFRAPVDDTQDLFDDSEPTGSKDEILDDLASSPSEEVMAPSLLALNLKFDSVPPDERSSSDEEDNDKENISPYIIGGSGSNSPKGDPVKAFVDDEAEEEDDSDNDLIRFGDDEDDDDIDDSAERHDIIATDYKEKVIDNEKRNELHQKWLEQQDAAGTENLLQRLKCGVQQKETMSVDDEPECEECEEEVNGIADMDAVPKSSTRLSSKKAKQIIFQMFVDKDDIFLSDEDEETEKRVVKQRILYHPEVTTVASPIEDESSSEIFGLIKKLNTVPDKRKPKASSFFDTVLGDQKKKSSLKSSFLGRVTNHLPSSHKQSSTVVRSFIFGRDDSNSRSSVSMSEDSSDMVVKENLRNRNSTTKFGSFQAKSISQGKNAAAGTTSAGAPLFEILKRSSAPSNVCSRDVLLDLPKPLLADLRVSKRSKAEEKI from the exons ATGGAAAGCGATGACGATTATCAGTCCTTTTACATGCCGGAGGAGGTCCGCCGTCCCAGGTTCAAACGTTTAAAGAAAGCCTCCAAAAATCAACATCCTCACTTCTTTGACTTTCCTAAGGTTGATTTTTCCAAAGTGGAAGCTTTAGAACAAGATGAGATGAAAGTTGGATCTGTTTCTGAGGAAAAGGGCGGTGATAGTACGGAAGATTCTGCTCAACTCCTATCACGTGAAATTGACATCAGATTTTCTGATGAGAAGCATAGTGAGGACTTTGATGACAAACATGTTCAGCACTGCAAAGAGGTTAAAAGATCTCTAGAATTTGGCCAGGACCATGAGCAGTCTCATGGCAAACAACATAGAGAAATTGGGGAAGATTTGGTATCTGATGATGTGTCAAAAGAGATTCATGAAGAGATTGGGGGAATTGACCAAGTGAATATAGAGAAATTGGGATTACAACTGGatgacaaaaagaaaatgaagaagaagaagaagagatctaAAGGCGACTTTGATAGAGAACTGAAGTCTAAAGAACTGGCTTCGaacaaaagaagagaagaaaag GAAAATAAAGCatttcttcagcagcttcatGTTGATACTCAGCGATTATTGCGAG AAAGCAAGGATGCAACATTTAAGCCAGTACCAGTTGTACATAAGCCAATATCCTCAGTGCTGGAGAAGATTCGGAAAAGGAAGCTTGAAATCACGAAAAA GACCACGATGCTAATCAGCAACAGTTCCATTCACAAATTTAGTGCTGCAAGAGAGGTGACAATGGAAGTAGACGCAAAGAGCGCATACTCTGAAGAGCCGAGAGTTGACAAACTGGAGATAGAGATGGATGGGGAAGTGGATGCACACGGCACAGAAACGGGCAGGACTACAGGTGCCTCCAAAATTGATGGAATTTCAGTACCTTCAATAAAGAGAAGCAGTGAAATTGTTCTTGATGAAATG GCTTTGGATGAAAGGCCCAATGCTGTATTTAGAGCTCCTGTTGATGACACTCAG GATCTATTTGATGATTCTGAACCAACTGGCAGTAAGGATGAGATACTTGATGACCTGGCCTCTAGTCCTTCAGAAGAAGTAATGGCACCGTCTCTCCTTGCTTTGAACTTGAAGTTTGATTCTGTCCCTCCAGATGAAAG AAGTTCATCAGATGAGGAGGATAATGACAAGGAGAATATTAGTCCGTATATAATAGGTGGCAGCGGCAGCAATTCTCCAAAGGGAGACCCTGTTAAAGCATTTGTTGATGATGAAGCAGAGGAAGAAGATGACAGTGATAATGACCTAATCCGGTTTGGTGATGATGAAGACgatgatgatattgatgatTCTGCTGAACGCCATGATATTATTGCCACTGATTACAAAGAAAAGGTAATTGATAATGAAAAGCGGAATGAACTTCATCAAAAGTGGCTTGAGCAGCAGGATGCAGCTGGAACTGAAAATTTGCTGCAACGGTTAAAATGTGGTGTACAACAAAAAGAGACGATGTCGGTTGATGATGAACCAGAATGCGAAGAGTGTGAAGAAGAGGTCAATGGCATCGCTGACATGGATGCAGTACCTAAGAGTTCTACTCGGTTGAGTTCAAAAAAAGCTAAGCAAATAATATTCCAGATGTTTGTGGATAAAGATGACATATTCTTATCTGATGAAGACGAGGAAACTGAAAAGAGGGTTGTCAAGCAGCGCATTCTTTATCACCCT GAGGTTACAACTGTAGCGTCGCCTATTGAGGATGAAAGTTCCAGTGAGATATTTGGACTAATAAAGAAGCTTAATACTGTGCCGGATAAGAGAAAACCAAAAGCATCGT CGTTCTTTGATACAGTGCTAGgggatcaaaagaaaaaaagctcTTTGAAG TCCTCTTTTCTTGGACGAGTTACAAATCATCTTCCATCATCCCATAAACAAAGTTCAACTGTAGTTCGTTCTTTCATCTTTGGACGGGATGACAGCAATAGCCGAAGCTCAGTGTCGATGTCAGAGGATTCTTCAGATATG GTGGTGAAAGAAAACCTTCGAAACAGGAATAGTACAACTAAGTTTGGAAGCTTTCAGGCCAAATCAATTAGTCAAGGTAAAAATGCTGCTGCAGGAACAACATCAGCTGGTGCTCCCTTATTTGAGATATTAAAGCGATCTTCAGCACCATCTAATGTATGCTCTCGAGATGTTTTGCTTGACCTTCCTAAACCTCTGCTTGCTGATCTTAGAGTTTCAAAGAGGTCCAAGGCAGAAGAGAAAATATAG
- the LOC101262432 gene encoding uncharacterized protein isoform X4: MESDDDYQSFYMPEEVRRPRFKRLKKASKNQHPHFFDFPKVDFSKVEALEQDEMKVGSVSEEKGGDSTEDSAQLLSREIDIRFSDEKHSEDFDDKHVQHCKEVKRSLEFGQDHEQSHGKQHREIGEDLVSDDVSKEIHEEIGGIDQVNIEKLGLQLDDKKKMKKKKKRSKGDFDRELKSKELASNKRREEKENKAFLQQLHVDTQRLLRESKDATFKPVPVVHKPISSVLEKIRKRKLEITKKTTMLISNSSIHKFSAAREVTMEVDAKSAYSEEPRVDKLEIEMDGEVDAHGTETGRTTGASKIDGISVPSIKRSSEIVLDEMALDERPNAVFRAPVDDTQDLFDDSEPTGSKDEILDDLASSPSEEVMAPSLLALNLKFDSVPPDESSSDEEDNDKENISPYIIGGSGSNSPKGDPVKAFVDDEAEEEDDSDNDLIRFGDDEDDDDIDDSAERHDIIATDYKEKVIDNEKRNELHQKWLEQQDAAGTENLLQRLKCGVQQKETMSVDDEPECEECEEEVNGIADMDAVPKSSTRLSSKKAKQIIFQMFVDKDDIFLSDEDEETEKRVVKQRILYHPEVTTVASPIEDESSSEIFGLIKKLNTVPDKRKPKASSFFDTVLGDQKKKSSLKSSFLGRVTNHLPSSHKQSSTVVRSFIFGRDDSNSRSSVSMSEDSSDMVVKENLRNRNSTTKFGSFQAKSISQGKNAAAGTTSAGAPLFEILKRSSAPSNVCSRDVLLDLPKPLLADLRVSKRSKAEEKI, encoded by the exons ATGGAAAGCGATGACGATTATCAGTCCTTTTACATGCCGGAGGAGGTCCGCCGTCCCAGGTTCAAACGTTTAAAGAAAGCCTCCAAAAATCAACATCCTCACTTCTTTGACTTTCCTAAGGTTGATTTTTCCAAAGTGGAAGCTTTAGAACAAGATGAGATGAAAGTTGGATCTGTTTCTGAGGAAAAGGGCGGTGATAGTACGGAAGATTCTGCTCAACTCCTATCACGTGAAATTGACATCAGATTTTCTGATGAGAAGCATAGTGAGGACTTTGATGACAAACATGTTCAGCACTGCAAAGAGGTTAAAAGATCTCTAGAATTTGGCCAGGACCATGAGCAGTCTCATGGCAAACAACATAGAGAAATTGGGGAAGATTTGGTATCTGATGATGTGTCAAAAGAGATTCATGAAGAGATTGGGGGAATTGACCAAGTGAATATAGAGAAATTGGGATTACAACTGGatgacaaaaagaaaatgaagaagaagaagaagagatctaAAGGCGACTTTGATAGAGAACTGAAGTCTAAAGAACTGGCTTCGaacaaaagaagagaagaaaag GAAAATAAAGCatttcttcagcagcttcatGTTGATACTCAGCGATTATTGCGAG AAAGCAAGGATGCAACATTTAAGCCAGTACCAGTTGTACATAAGCCAATATCCTCAGTGCTGGAGAAGATTCGGAAAAGGAAGCTTGAAATCACGAAAAA GACCACGATGCTAATCAGCAACAGTTCCATTCACAAATTTAGTGCTGCAAGAGAGGTGACAATGGAAGTAGACGCAAAGAGCGCATACTCTGAAGAGCCGAGAGTTGACAAACTGGAGATAGAGATGGATGGGGAAGTGGATGCACACGGCACAGAAACGGGCAGGACTACAGGTGCCTCCAAAATTGATGGAATTTCAGTACCTTCAATAAAGAGAAGCAGTGAAATTGTTCTTGATGAAATG GCTTTGGATGAAAGGCCCAATGCTGTATTTAGAGCTCCTGTTGATGACACTCAG GATCTATTTGATGATTCTGAACCAACTGGCAGTAAGGATGAGATACTTGATGACCTGGCCTCTAGTCCTTCAGAAGAAGTAATGGCACCGTCTCTCCTTGCTTTGAACTTGAAGTTTGATTCTGTCCCTCCAGATGAAAG TTCATCAGATGAGGAGGATAATGACAAGGAGAATATTAGTCCGTATATAATAGGTGGCAGCGGCAGCAATTCTCCAAAGGGAGACCCTGTTAAAGCATTTGTTGATGATGAAGCAGAGGAAGAAGATGACAGTGATAATGACCTAATCCGGTTTGGTGATGATGAAGACgatgatgatattgatgatTCTGCTGAACGCCATGATATTATTGCCACTGATTACAAAGAAAAGGTAATTGATAATGAAAAGCGGAATGAACTTCATCAAAAGTGGCTTGAGCAGCAGGATGCAGCTGGAACTGAAAATTTGCTGCAACGGTTAAAATGTGGTGTACAACAAAAAGAGACGATGTCGGTTGATGATGAACCAGAATGCGAAGAGTGTGAAGAAGAGGTCAATGGCATCGCTGACATGGATGCAGTACCTAAGAGTTCTACTCGGTTGAGTTCAAAAAAAGCTAAGCAAATAATATTCCAGATGTTTGTGGATAAAGATGACATATTCTTATCTGATGAAGACGAGGAAACTGAAAAGAGGGTTGTCAAGCAGCGCATTCTTTATCACCCT GAGGTTACAACTGTAGCGTCGCCTATTGAGGATGAAAGTTCCAGTGAGATATTTGGACTAATAAAGAAGCTTAATACTGTGCCGGATAAGAGAAAACCAAAAGCATCGT CGTTCTTTGATACAGTGCTAGgggatcaaaagaaaaaaagctcTTTGAAG TCCTCTTTTCTTGGACGAGTTACAAATCATCTTCCATCATCCCATAAACAAAGTTCAACTGTAGTTCGTTCTTTCATCTTTGGACGGGATGACAGCAATAGCCGAAGCTCAGTGTCGATGTCAGAGGATTCTTCAGATATG GTGGTGAAAGAAAACCTTCGAAACAGGAATAGTACAACTAAGTTTGGAAGCTTTCAGGCCAAATCAATTAGTCAAGGTAAAAATGCTGCTGCAGGAACAACATCAGCTGGTGCTCCCTTATTTGAGATATTAAAGCGATCTTCAGCACCATCTAATGTATGCTCTCGAGATGTTTTGCTTGACCTTCCTAAACCTCTGCTTGCTGATCTTAGAGTTTCAAAGAGGTCCAAGGCAGAAGAGAAAATATAG